The Mytilus edulis chromosome 12, xbMytEdul2.2, whole genome shotgun sequence genome contains a region encoding:
- the LOC139497824 gene encoding uncharacterized protein codes for MSCFQQNELMHTLQKYTSIRRSKNCEISIDENRRPTKICGRTVPKDVGCNLPLVCPVTKAGQKHCECHELSIYDDGFCCPKKNGSAHHYYKDNTYTKPKFYIKQPTSTYTKPKVYIKQPTSTYTKPKVYIKQPTSTYTKPKVYIKQPTSTYTKPKVYIKQPTSTYTKPKVYIKQPTYTKPKVYIKQPTYTKPKVYIKQPTSTYTKPKVYINTKPKVYIKQPTYTKPKVYIKQPTSTYTKPKVYIKQPTYTKPKVYIKQPTYTKPKVYIKQQPKTYYKPKWYRNQQSRTYYKPKWNRNQQSRTYYKPKWNRNQQSRTYYKPKWNRNQQSRTYYKPKWNRNQQSRTYYKPKSYRNQQSRTYYKPKSYRNQQSRTYYKPKSYRNQQPRTYYKPKSYRNQQSRTYYKPKSYRNQQSRTYYKPKSYRNQQSRTYYKPNFRRRNNWNFQSRRRYRRRG; via the exons ATGTCCTGCTTTCAACAAAACGAACTGATGcacacattacaaaaatacacatctataagacgatcaaaaa aTTGTGAAATaa GTATTGATGAAAATCGTCGACCAACGAAAATCTGTGGCAGAACTGTACCTAAAG acGTTGGGTGTAACTTACCTTTGGTGTGCCCTGTGACAAAGGCGGGACAAAAACATTGTGAATGCCACGAATTGAGTATTTATGACGACGGGTTTTGCTGTCCTAAGAAGAATGGATCTGCACATCACTACTATAAGGACAATACGTACACTAAGCCGAAATTTTACATAAAGCAACCGACATCAACATACACTAAGCCGAAAGTTTACATAAAACAACCGACTTCAACATACACTAAGCCGAAAGTTTACATAAAACAACCGACCTCAACATACACTAAGCCGAAAGTTTACATAAAACAACCGACCTCAACATACACTAAGCCGAAAGTTTACATAAAACAACCGACCTCAACATACACTAAGCCGAAAGTTTACATAAAACAACCCACATACACTAAGCCGAAAGTTTACATAAAACAACCCACATACACTAAGCCGAAAGTTTACATAAAACAACCGAC CTCAACATACACTAAGCCGAAAGTTTACATAAACACTAAGCCGAAAGTTTACATAAAACAACCCACATACACTAAGCCGAAAGTTTACATAAAACAACCGACCTCAACATACACTAAGCCGAAAGTTTACATAAAACAACCCACATACACTAAGCCGAAAGTTTACATAAAACAACCCACATACACTAAGCCGAAAGTTTACATAAAACAACAACCCAAAACATACTATAAGCCGAAATGGTACAGAAACCAACAGTCCAGAACATACTATAAGCCTAAATGGAACAGAAACCAACAGTCCAGAACATACTATAAGCCTAAATGGAACAGAAACCAACAGTCCAGAACATACTATAAGCCTAAATGGAACAGAAACCAACAGTCCAGAACATACTATAAGCCTAAATGGAACAGAAACCAACAGTCCAGAACATACTATAAGCCGAAATCTTACAGAAACCAACAGTCCAGAACATATTATAAACCGAAATCTTACAGAAACCAACAGTCCAGAACATACTACAAGCCGAAATCTTACAGAAACCAACAGCCCAGAACATACTACAAGCCGAAATCTTACAGAAACCAACAGTCCAGAACATACTACAAGCCGAAATCTTACAGAAACCAACAGTCCAGAACATACTACAAGCCGAAATCTTACAGAAACCAACAGTCCAGAACATACTACAAGCCAAACTTTAGAAGAAGAAACAACTGGAACTTCCAAAGTAGAAGAAGGTATAGAAGAAGAGGCTGA
- the LOC139499061 gene encoding kielin/chordin-like protein: MATNVLYLYGLTLTALLGITYGLLESCPHPCMQGGHRYCHPIPCPHPPCNNSFTPEGACCPVCPNSTDCPHPCTQGGRHFCEPIPCPKPPCDNPVTPTGACCAECKNGTDCPHPCMQGGKRYCRHIPCPAPPCNNSFVPYGACCPVCPNTPDCPHPCKQGGSHFCGPIPCPKPPCDDPVTIEGTCCPQCPKHCPHPCTVNGHKFCYPPPCPPPLPNCTHTHTPPGECCAICNDTMVTTAAIRKDTTDCPYPCEQGGQHYCHPLPCPMQPCADRVLLKGACCESCPNGPNCMIEGHIFPAFKDIIHEGKLCRCTGLTGKCNEILAS, encoded by the exons ATGGCGACGAATGTATTGTACTTATATGGATTAACCTTAACAGCTTTACTTGGAATAACCTATGGTTTACTAGAGAGTTGTCCACATCCGTGTATGCAGGGAGGGCATCGATACTGTCACCCTATACCTTGTCCTCATCCGCCATGCAACAACTCATTCACACCAGAGGGCGCTTGTTGTCCAGTATGTCCGAACAGCACTGATTGTCCTCATCCATGTACCCAAGGCGGTAGACACTTTTGTGAACCAATACCGTGTCCTAAGCCTCCGTGTGACAACCCTGTTACTCCAACGGGCGCCTGCTGCGCAGAGTGCAAAAATGGAACCGATTGTCCTCACCCATGTATGCAAGGAGGAAAGAGGTATTGCAGACATATTCCTTGTCCGGCACCTCCATGTAATAATTCTTTTGTACCATACGGCGCATGCTGTCCGGTATGTCCAAATACACCGGACTGTCCACACCCATGCAAACAAGGTGGAAGTCATTTCTGTGGACCGATCCCGTGCCCTAAACCTCCGTGCGACGACCCCGTGACAATAGAGGGAACATGCTGCCCACAGTGTCCTAAAC actGTCCTCATCCATGTACAGTTAATGGTCACAAGTTTTGTTACCCACCCCCGTGCCCACCACCGCTACCAAACtgtacacacacacacacccctCCAGGAGAATGTTGTGCAATATGCAATG ATACGATGGTAACAACTGCAGCAATACGTAAAGATACTACAGACTGTCCGTACCCTTGTGAACAAGGTGGTCAGCATTACTGTCACCCTTTACCATGTCCAATGCAACCATGTGCTGATCGGGTCCTTCTTAAGGGAGCCTGTTGCGAGTCCTGTCCAAATG GACCAAACTGCATGATAGAGGGTCACATTTTCCCAGCCTTTAAGGACATTATACATGAAGGAAAACTATGTAGGTGTACTGGACTCACAGGAAAGTGCAATGAAATTCTTGCCTCGTAA